The genomic segment TCGTCTGTGTTTCCTCAGCAATCCGTTTTTGTGACCGCTGCAAGCTGCTGAAGCCTGATCGATGTCACCATTGTTCAGTTTGTGATAAGTATGTCTTTCTCTCTACCCGTGTgcggaaaagaaaagaaaataacttaTGATGTACTGACTGACAGGAAGGTCCAATAACGCTAGTGTCTGACTGTGCTGTGTTTCAGATGTATCCTAAAGATGGATCACCACTGTCCCTGGTACGTACATCTAGCAtgtctgtcataaaaaatatcTAAACTATGATGGTATCAAGCAAATCAAAGGCATTTTCATCattacaacacaaaacaaagctttttcttttaatttaagcAATATTATTGATATAACAAGTACAAATTTTGCGAAATGGAGAGAAAGCTAAAGCAGCCactctgatgtttttttttttgtaacgttCGCAACAATCACGATGTGTTACATGCATAAGGAGTTAGTGTTTAGGAATTTCAGTCACATTTAGCAGCTGTCTTGTTTTCCCACATAAACGCCCATTTACAGTTTTGCATTTCAATGTGATTAAAGCGCAATATGTGAATTTTAACCTGCAAACTATGATGCAAAACAGCTGATTTGGAGCCTTGTGTCAAGGgatggaaattattatttttttgtgctgtcaaagttaaagcattaaccaattaattaatcaccaaaaaattatcgcattaatcatttaAACATTCACACAACAATCACACCATTaatttgaccgcagatgatcctttagctgacagcgaatggttacgttaaaggtagcacagattgtgtttgagcaatacaTAACTGcacgcattaaagtaaagcattcaataaatgtttgcgtgtgacattcagaatatttgttcattttcaacttccattttaaatattaactgATTAAACAaagaggatgagcatgtgcagtggatcaagaaaatgttgaatatgtcttcataacaaatgtaaaaaaaattgataaaaaagccttttttaattagcctaagcgattaatcgtgattaatccaaattctaaaatgtgattaacctgatttaaaaaatgaatcgttTGAGAGTgctagtttttttaaattccatttaatgaccattttaattgatagattaatctattcttaaaataatttttagttTGCAGTCCTAATAAAATTTCTAAATTTGATTTTCAGCCACTTGCTCTAAGCATGaaagagacagtgtgtaggatttagtgccatcttgtggtggactaacaaaatacaaacaatgggCTCTGCACAAATCCAGtgcttcctgaactcaataccacttcATTTGGGGCCTTTCATGAGTGGACAAgatgattaatccaggtgtgcctgacctcagtaaccacggcGACagtggccagacacacctggattaatcagtttgtccaatcatgaaagacaggaaacaaaagaGTGGTGTTAAATTCAGGAATTAGTAGagctgtgcaaagagcccattttgATGTGAAGCACACGCACTACGGTGCCTCTCAGAGGTCACACTTTGCAATTATTATTGGAGCGAGTGCAAGTCAGCAGCCCAGTGAGCAGGAACTAGCAGGAGCGGCCAGCAAAAGTGTCTAGCATGAACTCGCTGGAGCAGCTAGCAATAACTAGCTAGAGTTACTAACAAGAGACGCTAGCGAGAGCAAAACAGAGGTAGACAAGCGGTGGGAGCCtgaatcacgggactcagcgaCGACCAACTGCAGACCGCAGCTGTGGAAAGTATGCGGCGGTCGACCCATTAGGTCCTTCACgagctgcaagcaccaccagaggctaactacgtttgcaaagttcttctccttcaggTTTCCaatagcagaaagatggcggtgaaacatgTCACTCTTCTGTAAGGCGCAGTGCAACCTATATAAAATAATTAGCCACtactagacctatgattatataaaaaataaatgttggttGATGTGttagaacatatatatattttttaacattattaattatattatattatatattattatatattatattaatgagTTAGTTCACCACTTAATGGTGCTAAATCCTACACACTATCCcctaaaacaattaataaataaataaataaaaacactttactaTTATACAGTGTTGGAACTATTACAAATTGGAGGAGCCAAAGAAATAGCTTTACTttaaacttttttaattttttttttatctaggtCGGTTTGTACGACGCCGTATTacggccacgtataaatatatatatttttttttttagagggcgggggcaatattccaaggaaaaatttgcgactttataaagtggcaaatttgccactttatatagtAAAGTATATataataaggagatagtaattgctttagcagagattaaccatattatgttgagcattcgctctttgaagtgttgtgtacggccactggccagcgacaaagacgcctcactttgcgaaggtccacacccggacgatcaagcaagttaatttgttagaatatatatttacttgtacatttatgtttccagaattattatttacacattcatacttttttttttttgtacaagtatctaaattgatgtgtcaaatctgctgctctctaTCATTCACTAGCACTTACCTAAAGTATGccagcatctgattggttagtgttaagCAGCTGATAGGGGATTAGGAAgtgtgttgtcgctctagctgcggtgaatgatgagtaaagttttcatttaagaatgaatctgtctccatcctgtcttttcattttataaacagtgtcccattaaccaccaaccaatcctcacatgattagactatactgtagctatgctacgtgtatttctcgtaaatttatGAGATTATAGTGGCAGacttgcgagaaaaaaacttgtaaatttgcgagtttataaagtggcaaatttgctctcagaatattgcccccgccctctaaaaatatatatttatacgtggtcctaatacgccgtcgtaggtttgaacattgagtgTCTAAATAAGcgaaaaatgccccaaaatgtAATGCCTGTTTGAGAAAAGTATATAGTGTGGTGTGACTactgcgggtattttttggaacataaCCCCAGTgataaacgagggaacactgtattgctTCTCCACGTTTTGTCCATAGAACAAATTAGCGACAATGCTTGGTGTttgtaaatatcaaaataatgtTACTTTTCTAactactgttttattttattctctcaGGGTGAACAATTGTGTGGGATTCTCCAACTACAAGTCgtttatgttgtttttggcATATTCCTTACTTTACTGCCTTTTTATAACTGCTACAGACCTCCAATACTTCATTAAATTTTGGATGGTAAGTGCATATGTATTGAATTGTCTATCCATTTAGGAGAAATAGAAAAGAAACTTAGTTGTTGGCGGACGACTTGATGATAacaaacatgtactgtacatttttccACAAGGCTGGTGGTAAAGCCCATTTCCGTCTGAAAGAATACCTGGTAACCATTTGAGCTATTTTATAAAAAGTAGAAAAGTATTGTAGCTCTCAAACCTTATAGTTGCTGCGTAGCTCCCACTGACTGAAAGTAGTCCATGTTTGACCAGAGGTTAGCATCCGCCATGTTGTCATGCTTTTGCGTATTTGTATTGCTTGCTTCCACAGAATGGCTTCCCAGACACTCAAGCCAAGTTCCACATTCTGTTCCTCTTCTTCTCTGCGTCCATGTTCTCAGTCAGCCTCGCTTCACTTTTCATCTATCACTGCTGGCTTGTCTTCAAGAATAGATCCACTCTTGGTAGGTGTTGTCAGTACTGTGTCTGTCTGCCTCCTCAACGTGGATCTGAAAAATGTGCTCTCAGTCTGTTTGCGCCGTCTCATCAGTGCAGTTGTTTCATGAGCCTCTTTGGTTATTAGACAGGCTTGTACCGTATGTGTGGAGGGAGCAAATGGATTATCCACGGAGAGTTTGTGTAAAAGACATGAAAGGCATCACTACTCGGAAAGAGAAGTCATACCTGCTCTGACATTAGTCTGTTTTCCCTTTTGTCATATACTGCACTTCTCTAATGATATAAATCTTCTATCTAATCCGTGGCTGTCCTACCAGAGGCTGTTCGTTCGCCAGTGTTTCGTCATGGCACAGACAAGAACGGATTCAGTCTGGGCTCCAGTAAGAACTTCCGTCAAGTGTTTGGTGATGAAGCCAAATACTGGCCTTTTCCTGTTTTCTCCAGGTAAGGTAAGGTTTGGTACATCTTGGGGCACGGTTCTTAAATGGTTAATTAACTTAATTGATGAACAGTTTTGGGCCCTTAAGTTTCCCTGAATCTTCAAAAGGCCCGTTACGCTTCTAGCATGACTGCATGATCAGGGATGCAAGGCGGTCTCCAATTGCACATGTCACATGCGGGGGCAACTACCGTGACATCATCCGCAAGTTGAGATCTGCTTGCATTCCGTGAAGCAGTCAGGGTTTGAAAGTAAGGTTTTaaaggagggtttggcttccatgcGACGTGACGATATTTTACAGTCCTAAAATTGAGtagaaaaaaattcagctgtaaCAATGTGTGAATTAGGGTTTTGGGTTTTTAAGGCTTCGAAGAAGAGGTTGGCTTCCATGCTTTTTTCTGTGCGCTTTTTTTACagttaaaattgagttaaaaaaatttgttttcagagtttgtgactttttttaagGACGGTTTGGCTtccgtgcattttttttgttttgtttttttacagattttttttacagttgtccTAAAATTGAGTTGGGGAAATATTCAGCtgtaaaaatgtgtgaatttggGTTTTGGGTTTCTAAGACTTCGAAGGAGGGGTTGGCTTCCATGCTTTTTTCTGTGCGCTTTTTTTACAgttaaaattgagtttaaaaaatttgttttcagagtttgtgactttttttaagGACGGTTTGGCTtccgtgcattttttttgttttgtttttttacagattttttacaGCTGTCCTAAAATTGAGTTGGGGAAATATTCAGCtgtaaaaatgtgtgaatttggGTTTTGGGTTTCTAAGACTTCGAAGGAGGGGTTGGCttccatgcttttttttaatgtgcttttttttttacagttaatattgaggtggaaaaaaaatagttttcagagttggggacttttttttaatagaagtCATGGTTTCaaagggggttgggggggttttTCTtccatgcacttttttttaacagttgtcataaaattgagttgaaaatgTTAGTTTTCAGAGTTTgtgtctataaaaaaaatagaagtcagggtttcaaagtaaagcTTCAAAGGAAggtttggcttccatgcagcgtgacaatttatttttattttttttacagttgtccTAACATTGAGTTGAAAAAGTGTGGGAGTTTGGATTTTTAaaagagttagggtttcaaatatagtttcaaaatagtgtttggcttccatgcagcatcacaatttttttacagttgtcCTAACATTGAGTTGAACTATTCTGGTTCAGAATTTGTGACTTTGGGTTTTTAAACTGTAATTGCACTTTTGAGTATGCCGATCTTCTACATGGACACGCCTCTCTTTGATGAATTTAAACAGAttaatgaggggagccgcttcgattggccgtGAGTCAGCTGCACTTTCCACAACAGCGAAAACAActagcaaaataccaaaagaaagaaaattcccCTCATGTGCAGTTAGAATGCGGTTTGGGCTGTAGACTTGCATGGGGCGTGAAAATAGGGCCcaaagattcaaacccagaacctgtAGCCTGTGAGGCAAACACAAAATGGTTTAATTCCACTTTCCAAAACTGTCCACAAAGAATATATTTTCTGTTTCTCGCGTCAATTACAGTTTAGGGGATGGTTGCTCATTCCCTACATGCTTGGTGAATATTGACCCTGAACAAGCCTCTTCACCCACCAGCTACAACCCAGCACCAAAGAGGTACGTtccaaataacggaaaatatcaAATAACACAAAGCTATTAATATTGTAGTCTGCTAGCCAATGACTCATGAAGATGCACATCAAGTGATTGGACTACTTAGGATCAGGTCACATCTATATCCACCGTATTTGTAGAAATTCTCATCAGTGATATAATGTTCCAAATGAAACTTTTCAGCTTTTCTGAGACAAACAAGAAACTGCTGTCATTGCCACGACATTCAATAGCTGAGATAGATGTTTCTAGCCCAGTCAAAATTTCCAACAAAACTTCaaaatatcagcaaaaaaaataaataaaacaaaactaattcTGACTTGTATACATCATAAGGTGGTTGTGCTCAAAGCAATGTGAATCCCCTTCCAacgatttaaaaatgttcatattgaaaaaaaaaagaaaggatttTGTGTTCACTTTGAGCAGACATCACTCAATTACAATTCCAGTTCAGTATTCTTTTGAGTGGATTATTGTGTTGCTCTTTGTGTATATTTATACCTCCAGTAATACAGAAGGTCGCCACTTCCCCTTCAGGCCAATGAGGGAGAGTCAAAGTCGACTGCTCAGCAGTAACGCCTCGTGGACTGAAAGTGACATTGCAGCAGATGACAAGAATGGtatattgtactgtacagtgGTTTTCAGCTGATCATATTGTTTCTGATAATATTATGATGATTGTTCCTCACGTGTGTATTTGTTTAGGCACTAATAACCCGCTGATGACCACAGAAAATGAGGCATAGGGACACAAGATATGAAAGAAGTGTAAGTTTAAATACATAGAGACATTATTTACATATCTTGAAAAAACGTCTcagatgaatattttttttttctaattcaatAGGTCAGTGCTGCTCCCTTTTCAGTGAGATATCTCGCAATGGTGACGTCACTGGTGTATTTCCTTGACATCTAAACACGGCGTGTTTGGATGCTGTCTGGAAGGTTGCGGACTTTCATAGTAAAGTGTGAAGTTGCATTCCAATGATCTTGATGTCCTTTTGATATACGAGGAAGCACAGAGATGTGGGAGGGCTGTGTAGTTGTttattgtgtgttgtttttcataGTGTGACATAAGcccaagataaaaataaatatgcaattTTGAGTTGGTTGCACATCAAAAGTAGATTATTGTGTTCATTTGGTGGTGGTAACAGGAGCAAGAACCTTTCATAGCATGCTTTCATCCCAGGATATCAAtacaaatgtttcttttcaGGGTACCATGTGAAGCTTGGAAACAGCGACATGCAGTAATGGGCATATGAATGAGGGCtattcagatttgttcaaaCATGGGCGAGGATGTGTCTGTATTCCCCCACCCTGCCAAGGCTTGAAAGCCAGTTCTGGCCTGCCACAGCAATTTTTGTGGCCGACTAAAGTAAATCAAGTGTCACCTTCATCTTTCTTGCTAAAttattttagtttcatttttgcACAAAAGTTGAAAATTTACTATTTAtagataaacatttattttcaccccCAAACAACTTTTCATAAACTAAACAATTACATAATATTTAGTTaccactatttttttatttcaactttaGTTGTTTGTTAAACATGTATTTAACACTAAAATCCAGGGGcaattatgtacagtattaacCAAAACCACAATTCTGGCCAGGATGAAAATGAGTCAGACAATCTGCTCAAATGTATTGACTGTTGTAAATTGAGGGTTGGTAGCAATGTGTTTATACTCGGCTGCATATGAGAACAAGTGTACAGTATTGTGGCTTTTCTGCAAGACGAGAGATTGGTTGCTTCTCACTTTGGTATGGTGCATTTCAATAAAGTTGATTATCACAGAAAACTTTTAAGTGGTTCAAGTGTAAAAGAGAAACTCGTAACTATATTTCAtggtttcattcttttttttatgatttaagcTAAAATTAAATTCACACTCAAGAAATATTACATACTCTAAGAAAACAGTAAGTTGTGCAAAAATTATTGAACCATTGAACCGTCAGAAAATTTAGACGTTAAGTTTAGTGGAAAGGTTCAAGTGCATTTTGGTccgtcctgaaatttcacccaaaagccaaatatctCTTTGTATGAATTTCACACTTAGAATTggaattattgaaataaatgaactttttgacTAAGTTATAATTTTGTGTTGATGCACCTGGATGTTAACTTTAGTGATTCTTTAAAATGTGAAGAATGTAAGCCTGTTTTTTTAAGCCCTATTGTGACAGTCATGTTCtatttttctattcttctctgtacgtcaattaaaataaaagtgcttgtttgtaatctttttccattttgtggCTCACCTAAAGACAAATATATAATTTCAAAGATACAAAATGGTGTTTTTACTAGAAAAGCTTTGagcctttatttacaaaataatctAAACACAATCCTCGACATTATATTGCATACTCGTGTTTCTTTACAGTGTCAAGGGCACtgcaaacaagaaaacacaaacatcagTCAAGATGACACTGGAGTCATACCTACAGTGGATAGAACATCTACACGCATCTGTGCAAATTCcagatttttgtgatataaaaacagagaccaagataaaccattttaaaacttgtttccaccattaatgtaaGCGGTAACCAGTGCaactcaaaagtaaaaaagtaaacagAACCAAGATatgtttgaatgt from the Vanacampus margaritifer isolate UIUO_Vmar chromosome 10, RoL_Vmar_1.0, whole genome shotgun sequence genome contains:
- the zdhhc2 gene encoding palmitoyltransferase ZDHHC2 isoform X1, whose product is MAPSGSRNVKRGCKRVFYWIPVLFIALIVAWSYYAYVVQLCLVSIEETWEKVVYLMVYHVIFIMFIWAYWQTIFTKPMNPLREFCLSYSDKELLEREDRGESQQEILRRIAKELPIYTRTNSGAIRFCDRCKLLKPDRCHHCSVCDKCILKMDHHCPWVNNCVGFSNYKSFMLFLAYSLLYCLFITATDLQYFIKFWMAGGKAHFRLKEYLNGFPDTQAKFHILFLFFSASMFSVSLASLFIYHCWLVFKNRSTLEAVRSPVFRHGTDKNGFSLGSSKNFRQVFGDEAKYWPFPVFSSLGDGCSFPTCLVNIDPEQASSPTSYNPAPKSNTEGRHFPFRPMRESQSRLLSSNASWTESDIAADDKNGTNNPLMTTENEA
- the zdhhc2 gene encoding palmitoyltransferase ZDHHC2 isoform X2 is translated as MAPSGSRNVKRGCKRVFYWIPVLFIALIVAWSYYAYVVQLCLVSIEETWEKVVYLMVYHVIFIMFIWAYWQTIFTKPMNPLREFCLSYSDKELLEREDRGESQQEILRRIAKELPIYTRTNSGAIRFCDRCKLLKPDRCHHCSVCDKCILKMDHHCPWVNNCVGFSNYKSFMLFLAYSLLYCLFITATDLQYFIKFWMNGFPDTQAKFHILFLFFSASMFSVSLASLFIYHCWLVFKNRSTLEAVRSPVFRHGTDKNGFSLGSSKNFRQVFGDEAKYWPFPVFSSLGDGCSFPTCLVNIDPEQASSPTSYNPAPKSNTEGRHFPFRPMRESQSRLLSSNASWTESDIAADDKNGTNNPLMTTENEA